In Fluviispira sanaruensis, a genomic segment contains:
- the pgsA gene encoding CDP-diacylglycerol--glycerol-3-phosphate 3-phosphatidyltransferase codes for MQFDNNGKPENLPNWLKKLPNRLTYLRILCIPIVVYLMSMGEVAPSASHFFIIQPITPSASDIAAAIVFSIAAITDFFDGWIARKFRVETVLGKLLDPLADKLLVVSAMIILVEKHRMDGVIAVIIIVRDLGINAIRLSAIDEGIQIPSNFIGKTKTTFQDIGIVGLTVCGPLLFIPFHYIGQAFILLALAASVLSAGQYLFNYAMQLKKIK; via the coding sequence TTGCAGTTTGATAACAATGGAAAACCAGAAAACTTACCAAACTGGCTTAAAAAACTACCAAATAGACTGACTTATCTTAGAATTCTCTGTATTCCAATTGTTGTTTATTTAATGTCCATGGGAGAGGTTGCGCCAAGCGCTTCACATTTTTTTATTATCCAACCCATAACGCCGAGTGCGAGTGATATTGCTGCTGCCATAGTTTTTTCTATTGCTGCTATCACGGATTTTTTTGATGGTTGGATTGCCCGTAAATTCCGTGTAGAAACAGTGCTAGGTAAACTCTTGGATCCTCTCGCGGATAAGCTTCTCGTTGTTTCTGCAATGATTATTTTGGTTGAAAAACATCGAATGGATGGTGTAATCGCTGTGATAATTATTGTTCGTGACTTAGGGATAAATGCTATTCGACTTTCTGCGATCGATGAAGGCATTCAAATCCCTTCCAATTTTATTGGAAAAACAAAGACGACATTTCAAGATATCGGTATTGTAGGTTTAACAGTCTGTGGTCCACTTTTGTTTATCCCATTTCATTACATAGGCCAAGCTTTTATTTTGCTAGCTTTAGCAGCAAGCGTCTTAAGTGCAGGGCAATATTTATTTAATTATGCAATGCAATTGAAAAAAATTAAATAA
- a CDS encoding Crp/Fnr family transcriptional regulator, with the protein MDKKTKGTFTLRRLFPSLQEDDLIKFQENSSVIRLKKGQNLFISGDTPRSIYGVANGCLKIVRESQEGESVITRIVRAGQIVGIREVFGEFKYGRTSVALKDSEVFSIEKTIVIDLIQRSPAVSLQFMKIFCNELARLEKRIESDLYRPAKNRVASVIFELYNLFADEGAQTFEPPLNRRDIAELADVTPETVSRAIADFKQSGIMETQGSAFTILDTNSLQNEAEER; encoded by the coding sequence ATGGATAAAAAAACTAAGGGAACGTTTACCTTAAGAAGACTCTTCCCTTCATTACAAGAAGATGATCTCATAAAGTTCCAAGAAAACTCCTCAGTTATTCGCCTTAAAAAAGGGCAAAATCTTTTTATATCGGGTGACACTCCTCGCTCTATTTATGGAGTCGCAAATGGATGTTTAAAAATAGTAAGAGAAAGCCAAGAAGGTGAAAGTGTCATCACCCGCATTGTCAGAGCGGGTCAAATCGTGGGTATCCGAGAAGTCTTTGGTGAGTTCAAATACGGGAGAACCTCAGTTGCTCTTAAAGACAGTGAAGTGTTTTCCATTGAAAAAACGATTGTGATCGATTTAATACAAAGAAGTCCTGCGGTTTCTCTGCAGTTTATGAAAATATTTTGTAATGAATTAGCCCGTCTTGAAAAAAGAATTGAATCAGATCTTTATAGGCCTGCCAAAAATCGAGTTGCTTCTGTCATATTTGAACTCTACAATTTATTTGCAGATGAAGGTGCGCAAACTTTTGAACCACCTCTCAATCGTAGAGATATAGCTGAGCTTGCCGATGTCACTCCTGAAACTGTGAGCCGTGCAATCGCAGATTTTAAACAATCGGGAATAATGGAAACTCAAGGATCTGCATTCACAATTCTCGATACAAATTCATTGCAAAATGAAGCTGAAGAAAGATAA
- the dacB gene encoding D-alanyl-D-alanine carboxypeptidase/D-alanyl-D-alanine endopeptidase: protein MKKIIFIFVLTLVDVFYFKQIYAIDPTFPQLSKLEKEGVQISAMVMRLNNKDIIAEMNPDKRLSPASTSKLILAAQALETWGSNKTFKSQIYMRGQLQNGVLNGDLIFYGSGDPSFTNEKIWFLATDVYRYGIKKVTGNLIINNSIFGLIKEDQNRSSGKVKSRNAYDSPLSSAAINFSVLALVVNPAQKIGQAASISIEPFPMDNVKIIGKVITEKENSAPQISVSRSSSNGKDIFTISGSIPFGNTTKRIYRSISNAEIYAGETLKAFIKSSGVQLNGKIAIESKPISKNDVLIAEVEGFPLDWQLKGLFQVSNNFIADMLTLNLLNENASQGKGNLVEGGKILENYVRNAYKDSPWGEIKNNNSPIVMESGSGLTPNNRLSARDIICVLDRMYFNGRDFPAFLSALPIPGDEGTLKKRFQTSSEKFLQERLRAKTGTLSEPVSVNALGGYSRLRNGEWVAFAIIANGTKSKPQIEIKHLRDAIDSDLARVLPSEL from the coding sequence ATGAAAAAAATAATATTCATATTTGTTTTAACATTAGTAGATGTTTTTTATTTTAAGCAAATTTATGCAATTGATCCAACATTTCCACAATTGAGTAAATTGGAAAAAGAGGGCGTACAAATAAGTGCAATGGTAATGCGATTAAACAATAAAGATATCATTGCAGAAATGAATCCTGACAAAAGACTTTCTCCAGCTTCTACATCTAAACTTATTCTTGCAGCACAAGCACTTGAGACATGGGGATCAAATAAAACATTTAAGTCACAAATTTATATGCGTGGTCAATTGCAAAATGGAGTTTTAAATGGAGATCTTATTTTCTACGGTTCTGGTGATCCATCCTTTACCAACGAAAAGATTTGGTTTTTAGCTACAGATGTTTATCGTTATGGAATTAAAAAAGTAACAGGAAATTTAATCATAAATAATTCTATTTTTGGTTTGATAAAAGAAGATCAAAATAGGAGCTCAGGGAAGGTCAAAAGTAGAAATGCTTATGATTCACCATTATCGTCTGCTGCTATAAATTTTAGTGTTCTTGCTTTAGTAGTAAATCCAGCACAAAAAATTGGTCAAGCAGCATCTATATCCATCGAACCGTTTCCGATGGATAATGTTAAAATTATTGGCAAAGTTATAACTGAAAAAGAAAATTCAGCCCCACAAATTTCGGTTTCAAGATCATCATCAAATGGTAAAGATATTTTCACAATTTCAGGTTCAATTCCTTTTGGCAACACAACTAAACGCATTTATAGATCTATCTCCAATGCAGAAATTTATGCTGGAGAAACATTAAAAGCATTTATTAAAAGCTCCGGTGTTCAATTAAATGGAAAGATTGCAATAGAGTCTAAGCCTATTTCAAAAAATGATGTATTAATTGCTGAAGTTGAAGGATTTCCCCTCGATTGGCAACTCAAAGGATTATTCCAAGTGAGTAATAATTTTATTGCTGATATGTTAACTCTTAATTTACTAAATGAAAATGCTTCTCAAGGTAAAGGAAATTTAGTTGAGGGTGGGAAAATATTAGAGAATTATGTTAGGAATGCTTACAAAGATTCTCCATGGGGTGAAATTAAAAATAATAATTCTCCTATTGTCATGGAAAGTGGAAGTGGTTTAACACCAAATAATCGACTCTCTGCACGAGATATTATTTGTGTCTTGGATCGAATGTATTTTAATGGTAGAGATTTTCCAGCGTTTCTTTCTGCATTACCTATACCTGGTGATGAAGGAACGTTAAAAAAAAGATTTCAAACATCTTCTGAAAAATTTCTTCAGGAGAGGTTAAGAGCCAAAACAGGCACCCTCAGCGAGCCAGTCAGTGTAAATGCGCTTGGGGGCTATAGTCGCCTGCGGAATGGTGAATGGGTTGCTTTTGCAATTATAGCAAACGGAACTAAATCTAAACCACAAATTGAGATTAAACACTTACGAGACGCTATAGACTCGGACCTTGCAAGGGTTTTGCCATCGGAGCTCTAA
- a CDS encoding peroxiredoxin: MSVLVGRQAPNFKAEAVVNGDFNEVSLSDYKGKKYVVLFFYPLDFTFVCPTELHAFQEKIDEFAKRDVEVLGCSIDSKFSHFAWLNTPKNKGGIQGVQYPLLSDIHRTIARDYDVLSDGGVAYRGLFLIDKSGVVRHQLVNDLPLGRNVDEALRLVDALQHNEAHGEVCPANWNKGKEAMKATKDGVSGYLSKH; this comes from the coding sequence ATGAGTGTTTTAGTTGGCCGTCAGGCTCCAAATTTTAAAGCAGAAGCCGTTGTTAACGGTGATTTTAATGAAGTTTCTTTATCCGATTACAAAGGTAAAAAATACGTCGTTCTCTTTTTCTATCCTCTTGACTTCACTTTTGTTTGCCCAACAGAGTTGCATGCTTTTCAAGAAAAAATTGACGAATTTGCAAAACGTGATGTTGAAGTTTTAGGTTGTAGTATTGACAGTAAGTTTTCACACTTCGCTTGGCTCAACACACCAAAAAATAAAGGTGGTATTCAAGGCGTTCAATATCCACTTCTTTCTGATATCCATCGCACTATTGCACGTGATTATGACGTGTTAAGCGATGGAGGAGTTGCATATCGCGGTCTTTTCTTAATTGATAAATCTGGAGTTGTTCGTCACCAATTAGTCAACGACCTTCCACTTGGCCGCAATGTCGATGAAGCATTGCGCCTTGTCGATGCGCTTCAACACAATGAAGCGCATGGAGAAGTTTGCCCAGCTAATTGGAACAAAGGAAAGGAAGCGATGAAAGCAACCAAAGATGGTGTGAGTGGATATCTTTCCAAGCACTAA
- a CDS encoding PilZ domain-containing protein, translated as MEVFDAEGKSIFDVQPKKKKKYILFLFSLKKEDETRIRTIEKAIQTAVSDFIMIRFEDPNEGLKALLVKNIEIVFIDSSLFNDDKTSIDFAVECKKRKKCPIFFIAKDDKALIQEYREKLYLYEEFDDYFHEPIDFVEICKKLKRAAATLGRRARRFSIGLPIKIFRLNSNEELIVMLSDISLVGFGIILKDDEIFRKNEQVKITVPLAEFKIFHPQYGEFLPISGKVRRISIDGKRVGCSIEHITQMQLELLMNILELVTRRMNMIRIAQKQTIINVGEN; from the coding sequence ATGGAAGTCTTTGATGCCGAAGGCAAATCGATATTCGATGTTCAGCCCAAAAAAAAGAAAAAATATATTTTGTTTCTTTTTTCATTAAAAAAAGAAGATGAAACACGGATTCGTACTATAGAGAAAGCAATTCAAACTGCAGTTTCCGATTTCATAATGATTCGTTTTGAAGATCCAAATGAAGGATTAAAAGCTTTATTAGTTAAAAATATTGAAATCGTTTTTATAGACTCATCACTATTTAATGACGATAAAACCTCAATAGATTTTGCAGTGGAATGTAAAAAAAGAAAAAAATGCCCCATTTTTTTTATTGCAAAAGATGATAAAGCTCTCATTCAAGAATATCGAGAAAAGCTTTATTTATATGAAGAATTCGATGATTATTTTCATGAACCAATCGATTTCGTAGAAATCTGTAAAAAATTAAAGCGAGCAGCAGCCACATTAGGAAGAAGAGCAAGAAGATTTTCAATTGGTTTACCTATAAAAATTTTCAGACTCAATTCAAATGAAGAATTAATAGTCATGTTGAGCGATATCAGTTTAGTTGGATTTGGTATTATTTTAAAAGATGATGAAATATTCAGAAAGAATGAGCAGGTTAAAATCACAGTCCCGCTTGCAGAATTTAAAATATTTCATCCACAATATGGAGAGTTTTTACCTATATCCGGTAAAGTAAGACGCATTTCTATCGATGGCAAAAGAGTCGGATGTTCAATCGAACACATCACACAGATGCAACTTGAACTGCTCATGAATATTTTAGAATTAGTCACTCGCAGAATGAATATGATTAGAATTGCACAAAAACAAACGATTATTAATGTAGGAGAAAATTAA